The Klebsiella sp. RHBSTW-00484 genome includes a window with the following:
- the paaB gene encoding 1,2-phenylacetyl-CoA epoxidase subunit PaaB produces MSKTYWPLYEVFVRSKQGLSHRHVGSLHAADDQMALENARDAYTRRSEGCSIWVVKASEIVASQPEERGAFFDPAESKVYRHPTFYTVPDGMEHM; encoded by the coding sequence ATGAGCAAAACATACTGGCCGTTATACGAAGTGTTTGTCCGCAGCAAACAAGGTTTGTCTCACCGTCACGTCGGCAGCCTGCACGCCGCCGATGACCAGATGGCGCTGGAAAATGCGCGTGACGCCTACACCCGCCGCAGCGAAGGTTGTTCGATTTGGGTGGTGAAGGCGAGTGAAATTGTTGCCTCGCAGCCGGAAGAACGCGGTGCGTTTTTCGACCCGGCAGAGAGCAAGGTTTACCGTCACCCGACGTTCTACACCGTGCCAGACGGCATGGAACATATGTGA